From Calothrix sp. PCC 6303, a single genomic window includes:
- a CDS encoding type II toxin-antitoxin system HicA family toxin — protein sequence MYAKSGVPSRISVPIHGNKDIKIGLLRNLLKAAGLLETLSQEKQPPEEPQDEIVDEIENDV from the coding sequence ATTTATGCTAAATCTGGTGTTCCATCTCGAATTTCTGTACCAATTCACGGGAATAAAGATATCAAAATAGGTTTACTTAGAAATCTTTTAAAAGCAGCTGGTTTATTAGAGACTCTCTCCCAAGAAAAACAGCCTCCTGAAGAACCGCAAGATGAGATTGTTGATGAAATAGAGAATGATGTGTAG
- a CDS encoding type II toxin-antitoxin system HicB family antitoxin, producing MKLKVVIHEAEEGGYWAEVPAIPGCATQGDTFEELLENLYEAIEGCLSVDIEGCLSVDIDAAQITEKSKVMEIAV from the coding sequence ATGAAACTGAAAGTAGTTATTCATGAAGCAGAAGAAGGTGGATATTGGGCAGAAGTACCAGCAATTCCTGGTTGTGCTACTCAAGGAGACACATTTGAAGAACTACTTGAAAACCTCTATGAAGCAATAGAAGGTTGTTTATCAGTTGATATAGAAGGTTGTTTATCAGTTGATATTGATGCAGCCCAAATAACAGAAAAATCGAAAGTGATGGAAATTGCTGTATGA
- a CDS encoding DUF3800 domain-containing protein: MKLSKEYIIYCDESIDKGRFFSNFYGGALIRSQDLRKVEKILFAKKNELNLYKEIKWSKVTSLYLDKYIGLMEKFFDFIEADIVKIRIMFTQNCNVPNNLSSEQIDNEYFLLYYQFLKHAFGLQYSNPTEEKTRIRLYLDYLPDTREKAASFKKYLLGLNKNPQLENAGIYIDENQIAEVRSHDHTILQCLDVVLGAMQFRLNNKHKEKPDGARCRAKRTIAKEKLYTYIYQRINQIYPRFNIGVSTSLREDVTNRWNHPYRHWLFKPEDFNIDPSRTKSNSKI, from the coding sequence GTGAAATTGTCCAAAGAATATATTATTTATTGTGATGAGTCAATTGACAAAGGGCGCTTCTTTTCTAACTTCTATGGTGGTGCTTTGATTCGTTCTCAGGATTTACGCAAAGTCGAGAAAATCTTATTTGCCAAGAAAAATGAACTAAATTTGTACAAAGAGATTAAATGGTCGAAAGTAACAAGTCTATATTTGGATAAGTACATTGGTTTAATGGAAAAGTTTTTTGACTTTATTGAAGCTGATATAGTCAAAATTAGGATTATGTTTACTCAAAACTGCAACGTACCTAATAATCTAAGCTCTGAGCAAATAGATAACGAGTATTTTTTACTATATTATCAATTTCTTAAACACGCTTTTGGATTACAATACTCTAACCCAACAGAAGAAAAGACCAGAATTAGACTATATCTTGACTACCTTCCAGATACAAGAGAAAAAGCAGCAAGTTTTAAAAAGTACTTGCTGGGTTTAAATAAAAATCCTCAGCTTGAAAATGCAGGTATTTACATTGATGAAAACCAGATAGCCGAAGTGCGATCGCACGATCACACAATATTACAATGCTTGGATGTGGTTTTAGGTGCAATGCAATTTCGGCTGAACAACAAGCACAAAGAAAAGCCTGATGGTGCAAGGTGTAGAGCAAAACGCACAATAGCCAAAGAAAAACTATATACTTACATCTACCAACGCATTAACCAAATATACCCGCGCTTCAATATAGGAGTCAGTACATCTCTACGTGAAGATGTCACAAATAGATGGAATCATCCATACCGCCACTGGTTGTTTAAGCCTGAAGATTTTAATATAGATCCCAGTAGAACAAAATCTAATTCAAAAATTTAA
- the mutS gene encoding DNA mismatch repair protein MutS — MTASYSASSSANNANNLITDHRDVDVSKLSLMYQHYVEVKEKHLHAVLFYRVGDFFECYFSDAVTLAQELELVLTSKQAGEQGRVAMSGVPHHSWERHATLLVEKGYAVVICDQVEDAAAAAGRLVRREVTRILTPGTLLEDGMLKARKNNYLAAVVIAGDSWGLAYADISTGEFLTTQGSNLEHLTQEVMRLQPAEILIPTNAPDLGALLRPGEKSASLPECLPASFCYCMRSQLPFSQGESRSRLLQKFKIRSLEGLGCDHLPLAVRAAGGLLEYLEETQKESSIPLQPLRSYTLADFLIVDYQTRRNLEITQTIRDGTYHGSLLWALDRTSTAMGGRALRRWLLQPLLDVRGIAARQDTIAELVENTSLRQDLRRLLKQIYDLERLTGRTGSGKANARDLGALAESLSKLPELASIVAEARSPFLKALQKVPTELETLAEKISAHLVESPPIHIKEGGLIRSGINEMLDQRKALVEEDQRWIANLEVDERAKTGVQNLKVGFNKTFGYYISISRAKADQVPSNYIRKQTLTNEERYITIELKERETRILNAQDDLYQLEYEIFVALREEVAVYAEIIRNISRAVAAADVLCGLAELAVIQGYCRPQMVEGREIYVVDGRHPVVEQSLPAGFFVPNTCRLGADTENNNSGNSHNPSPDLVILTGPNASGKSCYLRQTGLIQIMAQIGSFVPAKYAKLGICDRIFTRVGAVDDLATGQSTFMVEMNETANILNHATAKSLVLLDEIGRGTATFDGLSIAWAVGEYLAMEIKSRTIFATHYHELNELAGILPNVANYQVTVKEMPDKLIFLHQVQPGGAQKSYGIEAGRLAGLPAVVIQRAKQVMGQIEQHSKIAMGLQNME, encoded by the coding sequence ATGACAGCTTCCTATTCTGCATCTTCATCGGCAAATAATGCCAACAACCTAATTACAGATCACCGTGACGTTGATGTGAGTAAGCTGAGTTTGATGTATCAGCACTACGTCGAAGTCAAAGAAAAGCACCTGCACGCGGTGCTTTTTTATCGAGTGGGTGATTTCTTTGAATGTTACTTTTCAGATGCGGTGACGTTAGCGCAGGAATTGGAGTTGGTACTCACCAGTAAGCAAGCTGGGGAACAGGGAAGGGTAGCAATGTCGGGTGTTCCTCACCATTCTTGGGAACGTCACGCGACACTGTTAGTGGAAAAGGGCTACGCTGTAGTAATTTGCGATCAAGTAGAAGATGCTGCTGCCGCTGCGGGGAGATTGGTAAGAAGGGAAGTTACCCGCATCCTCACCCCAGGAACACTGTTAGAAGATGGAATGTTGAAAGCCAGGAAAAATAATTACTTGGCAGCAGTGGTAATTGCGGGGGATTCCTGGGGGTTAGCTTATGCAGATATCTCCACAGGAGAATTTTTAACTACCCAAGGCAGTAATTTGGAACATTTGACGCAGGAGGTGATGCGGTTACAACCTGCGGAGATATTAATACCAACCAATGCACCAGATTTAGGTGCTTTATTGCGTCCTGGGGAAAAGTCGGCAAGTTTACCGGAATGCCTACCAGCCAGCTTTTGTTATTGTATGCGATCGCAGTTGCCATTTTCCCAAGGAGAATCAAGGAGTCGGTTACTCCAAAAGTTTAAAATTCGCTCTTTGGAAGGTTTGGGATGTGATCATTTGCCCTTAGCTGTGCGTGCTGCGGGAGGGTTGTTGGAATATTTGGAGGAGACGCAAAAGGAAAGTTCGATTCCCCTGCAACCATTGCGAAGTTACACCTTGGCGGATTTTTTGATTGTAGATTATCAAACACGCCGCAACCTGGAAATTACGCAGACAATTCGAGATGGTACTTACCATGGTTCCTTACTGTGGGCGCTCGATAGAACGAGTACGGCTATGGGGGGAAGGGCGCTGCGAAGATGGCTGTTACAACCGCTACTTGATGTGAGGGGAATAGCTGCCCGTCAAGATACAATTGCGGAATTGGTGGAAAATACATCCTTGCGTCAAGATTTGCGAAGGTTATTAAAGCAGATTTACGATTTGGAACGGTTGACGGGGAGAACTGGTTCAGGAAAAGCAAATGCTCGTGATTTGGGAGCGTTGGCAGAGTCACTTTCTAAGTTACCAGAATTAGCAAGCATTGTAGCCGAAGCGCGATCGCCTTTTCTCAAAGCACTGCAAAAAGTCCCCACAGAATTGGAAACTTTGGCAGAGAAAATTAGCGCGCATTTGGTGGAATCTCCACCAATTCACATCAAGGAAGGTGGGTTGATTCGTTCGGGAATCAATGAGATGTTGGATCAAAGAAAGGCTTTGGTAGAAGAGGATCAAAGGTGGATTGCCAACTTGGAAGTGGATGAGAGGGCAAAAACAGGAGTCCAAAATTTGAAAGTCGGTTTCAACAAGACCTTTGGCTACTACATTAGTATATCCCGTGCCAAGGCAGACCAAGTTCCCAGTAACTACATCCGCAAACAAACCTTAACTAACGAAGAACGGTATATCACCATAGAGTTGAAAGAACGGGAAACTCGGATTCTCAACGCTCAAGATGATTTATATCAGTTAGAATACGAGATTTTTGTGGCATTACGAGAGGAAGTCGCCGTTTATGCCGAAATCATTCGGAATATTTCCCGTGCCGTTGCCGCTGCCGATGTATTATGTGGATTGGCAGAGTTGGCAGTGATTCAGGGTTATTGCCGTCCCCAAATGGTGGAAGGTAGAGAAATATACGTTGTGGATGGGAGACACCCGGTAGTCGAACAATCCCTACCAGCAGGCTTTTTCGTCCCTAATACCTGCCGTTTGGGAGCAGATACTGAGAACAATAATAGTGGTAATTCACACAATCCATCCCCCGATTTAGTCATCCTCACCGGACCAAACGCCAGCGGTAAAAGTTGCTACCTCCGGCAAACAGGATTAATCCAAATAATGGCACAAATTGGGAGCTTTGTCCCCGCAAAATATGCAAAATTGGGGATATGCGATCGCATCTTCACTCGCGTCGGTGCTGTGGATGACTTGGCAACAGGACAATCTACTTTTATGGTGGAAATGAACGAAACCGCCAACATTCTCAACCACGCAACCGCAAAATCCTTAGTTCTCCTCGATGAAATTGGACGCGGTACTGCAACATTTGACGGACTTTCCATCGCTTGGGCTGTGGGAGAATATTTAGCAATGGAAATCAAATCCCGCACAATTTTCGCCACCCATTATCATGAATTGAACGAATTAGCCGGGATTTTACCCAATGTGGCAAACTACCAAGTCACGGTTAAGGAAATGCCCGATAAACTCATATTTTTACACCAAGTTCAACCAGGTGGAGCGCAAAAATCCTACGGCATCGAAGCTGGAAGGTTAGCAGGTTTACCAGCAGTGGTGATTCAAAGGGCAAAACAGGTGATGGGGCAAATTGAACAGCATAGTAAAATTGCGATGGGGTTACAGAATATGGAGTGA
- a CDS encoding PH domain-containing protein, whose product MFKAMASEALGLGDIGSVIQPRDFDKVDADDYLFHEDGEKIFFLIKSRKDEYCFTNFALIHVDGFSATSSKRSIKRYEYACEHISSVTLETAGSVDMDIELKFKIGTTSFLISVRKTFIEQLKDIYKALISISKRQYTDEICRNNALKALDATASMYKISNPVSGEAIATQFNDILKNLNSAILVNYTKRDFSDVFSKYISS is encoded by the coding sequence ATGTTTAAAGCGATGGCTTCGGAAGCACTAGGATTGGGTGATATTGGTTCTGTAATTCAGCCCCGGGATTTTGACAAAGTTGATGCAGATGATTATTTATTTCACGAAGACGGTGAAAAGATATTTTTTCTCATTAAGTCTAGAAAAGATGAGTATTGCTTTACTAACTTTGCATTGATTCACGTAGATGGTTTTTCTGCTACTTCCTCAAAGCGTTCTATCAAACGATACGAATACGCTTGCGAGCATATTTCTAGCGTCACGTTGGAAACTGCTGGAAGTGTAGATATGGATATCGAGTTGAAGTTCAAGATCGGAACAACTTCATTCCTGATCAGTGTACGAAAGACGTTCATCGAACAATTGAAAGATATTTACAAAGCATTAATTAGCATTAGTAAACGTCAGTATACCGATGAGATTTGTAGGAATAATGCACTGAAAGCGCTGGATGCGACTGCTTCTATGTACAAGATTAGTAATCCAGTTTCTGGGGAAGCGATCGCTACTCAATTTAATGACATTCTGAAAAATCTCAATTCTGCCATCTTGGTAAATTATACAAAACGCGATTTTAGTGATGTTTTTAGCAAATATATTTCTTCGTGA
- a CDS encoding zinc ribbon domain-containing protein gives MFYWTGALEIGRFFPSSKTCHVCLNQVGSLPLDVRSWTCSSCGTKHDRDVNAAINIRDEGLRVLALGTSATANGRDVSPRVGRKSSVSKAVPVEIGSPIHL, from the coding sequence ATCTTCTACTGGACTGGTGCTCTAGAAATTGGTAGATTTTTCCCATCGAGTAAAACTTGTCATGTATGCCTTAATCAAGTTGGTAGTCTGCCTTTAGATGTGCGTAGCTGGACTTGTTCTAGTTGCGGCACTAAGCACGATAGAGATGTGAACGCGGCTATCAATATTCGAGACGAAGGGCTTCGAGTATTAGCGTTAGGAACTAGCGCTACTGCCAATGGACGGGATGTAAGTCCGAGGGTTGGAAGGAAATCTTCCGTATCTAAGGCTGTCCCGGTTGAAATTGGAAGCCCCATCCACCTATGA